One Camelina sativa cultivar DH55 chromosome 3, Cs, whole genome shotgun sequence genomic window carries:
- the LOC104770535 gene encoding mediator of RNA polymerase II transcription subunit 32-like → MDNIVDSLNKAYEKFVLASASVIESKESAGGQKASLTDAALENFKEKWELFRVACDQAEEFVESVKQRIGSECLVDEATGLTTASGGGQTAAASGAATSLPPISAVRLEQMSRAVRWLVLELQRGSGVAPGSVHSSSTGFDTRFAEDSTQ, encoded by the coding sequence ATGGATAACATTGTGGACTCATTGAACAAAGCTTACGAGAAGTTTGTTCTTGCCTCGGCTAGTGTTATTGAGTCTAAAGAGAGTGCAGGAGGGCAAAAAGCATCTCTCACTGATGCTGCCTTGGAAAATTTCAAGGAGAAATGGGAACTGTTCCGTGTGGCTTGTGATCAAGCAGAGGAGTTTGTGGAGTCAGTGAAGCAGAGGATTGGATCTGAGTGTTTAGTTGATGAGGCTACTGGTTTAACTACTGCATCAGGAGGAGGCCAAACAGCAGCGGCTAGTGGTGCTGCGACTAGTCTCCCGCCCATTAGTGCAGTAAGGCTTGAACAGATGAGTAGAGCTGTTCGATGGCTTGTTCTTGAGCTACAACGTGGCTCTGGTGTAGCTCCTGGCTCTGTGCATTCCTCATCTACTGGGTTTGATACTAGATTCGCTGAAGACTCGACTCAGTAA
- the LOC104770544 gene encoding uncharacterized protein LOC104770544 encodes MKNVSIFLVVLAFCMIQNMEHVISIKGKQTTLTFRNSLSHNKWLKVRCNSGDKEVREKFMPPNGEDYSFSFHDDVVGHKLIWCTLSKGADYKVHKKFDAYVQDNRKPHGTFYNYVAQEDGIYHSTMLTRIHKMYDWN; translated from the coding sequence atgaaaaatgtatcAATCTTTCTAGTTGTTTTGGCTTTTTGCATGATACAGAATATGGAGCATGTCATCTCCATTAAAGGGAAACAGACGACGTTGACATTCAGAAACAGCCTTTCACACAACAAATGGCTCAAGGTTCGCTGCAACTCTGGAGACAAAGAGGTTCGTGAAAAATTTATGCCACCTAACGGCGAAGATTATAGCTTTAGTTTCCACGATGATGTTGTCGGACACAAACTTATCTGGTGCACGTTGTCCAAAGGAGCTGATTATAAGGTACATAAGAAGTTCGATGCCTATGTTCAAGACAATAGAAAGCCTCACGGAACCTTCTATAATTACGTTGCTCAAGAGGATGGGATCTATCACAGTACTATGCTAACACGTATCCATAAGATGTACGATTGGAACTAA
- the LOC104770556 gene encoding uncharacterized protein LOC104770556 encodes MTSKTSRKKKKILNENISIFLVVLAFCMIVNMEHVISSNPFKGKKTTLTFRNSLSHNKWLKVRCKSGDGDVREKYMPSNGEDYSFSFHDRVFGHTLFWCTLSKGADYKVQKKFDAYIQDSRMPHGTFYNYVAQEDGIYHSTLLTRIHKMYNWN; translated from the exons ATGACTTCTAAAA catctagaaagaaaaaaaaaattttaaatgaaaatatctCAATCTTTCTAGTTGTTTTGGCTTTTTGCATGATTGTGAATATGGAGCATGTCATCTCCTCCAACCCATTTAAAGGGAAAAAGACGACGTTGACATTCAGAAACAGTCTTTCACACAACAAATGGCTCAAGGTTCGCTGCAAATCTGGAGACGGCGATGTTCGTGAAAAATACATGCCATCTAACGGCGAAGATTATAGCTTTAGTTTCCACGATAGAGTTTTCGGACACACACTTTTCTGGTGTACGTTGTCAAAAGGAGCTGATTATAAGGTACAGAAGAAGTTCGATGCCTATATCCAAGACAGTAGGATGCCTCACGGAACCTTCTATAACTACGTTGCTCAAGAGGATGGGATCTATCACAGTACTCTGCTAACACGTATACATAAGATGTACAATTGGAACTAA
- the LOC104778681 gene encoding reticuline oxidase-like protein, whose amino-acid sequence MHYLYYRNSISKTKPKMKIFCLILFLFSSFVSTSLAVEPPPDTIYQNFLQCFTNQTKAPPNSLSDVVLPKTAAAFTPVLRAYIRNARFNTTASPKPAIVIAARSESHVQAAVVCTKSLNIQLKTRSGGHDYEGVSYVSNVPFFVLDMSNLRNVTVDPATESAWVGAGATLGEVYYRIWEKTKTHGFPAGVCPTVGAGGHISGGGYGNMIRKYGLSVDYVTDAKIVDVNGQILDRKAMGEDLFWAINGGGGASFGVILAFRIKLVPVPPTVTVFRVEKNLDENALDMVHKWQFVAPKTDPGLFMRLLLQPVTRNQNQTVRASVVAMFLGNSNDVMSLLTKDFPELGLKKENCTEMTWIQSVMWWANNDNATSIKPEILLDRDPDSAYFLKRKSDFVEKEITKEGLDFLFKKMIEVGKIGLVFNPYGGIMTEVPTTKTPFPHRTKLYKVQHSMNWKDPGTEAESSFLQKARTFYSYMAPYVTKNPRHTYINYRDLDIGVNSHGPNSYREAEVYGRMYFGENFDRLVKVKTAVDPLNFFRDEQSIPTLPNKPPRR is encoded by the coding sequence ATGCACTATTTATACTACAGAAATTCAATtagcaaaacaaaaccaaaaatgaagATCTTTTGTTTAATTCTCTTCTTATTCTCATCATTTGTCTCCACTTCTCTTGCCGTGGAACCTCCTCCCGACACAATCTACCAAAACTTTCTCCAATGTTTCACAAACCAAACGAAAGCTCCTCCTAACTCATTATCCGACGTTGTTTTACCAAAAACCGCTGCAGCTTTCACCCCTGTCCTACGTGCTTACATCCGAAACGCGCGTTTCAACACCACGGCGTCTCCCAAACCCGCGATCGTAATCGCTGCACGTTCTGAGAGCCACGTCCAAGCTGCCGTCGTCTGCACGAAATCGCTAAACATCCAGCTGAAAACTCGAAGCGGTGGCCATGACTACGAAGGCGTTTCCTACGTCTCTAACGTTCCTTTCTTCGTCCTCGACATGTCGAACCTCCGTAACGTCACTGTCGACCCTGCAACCGAATCTGCATGGGTCGGAGCTGGTGCTACACTCGGTGAGGTTTACTACAGGATTTgggaaaaaaccaaaactcacgGCTTTCCTGCCGGAGTTTGTCCCACGGTTGGAGCTGGAGGTCACATTAGCGGCGGTGGTTATGGAAACATGATCAGAAAGTACGGCTTGTCCGTTGACTACGTTACCGACGCTAAAATCGTAGACGTTAATGGACAGATTCTTGATCGCAAAGCAATGGGAGAAGATCTGTTTTGGGCTATTAATGGCGGAGGCGGTGCGAGCTTCGGTGTGATCTTAGCTTTCAGGATCAAGCTTGTCCCCGTCCCACCGACCGTAACCGTTTTCAGAGTAGAGAAAAACTTGGACGAAAATGCTCTTGACATGGTCCATAAATGGCAGTTCGTTGCTCCCAAGACTGATCCAGGTCTATTCATGAGGTTATTGTTACAGCCTGTGACTCggaaccaaaatcaaacagtTCGAGCATCGGTTGTGGCTATGTTCTTGGGGAACTCAAACGATGTTATGTCTCTGCTAACCAAAGATTTCCCAGAGCTTGGTTTGAAAAAGGAGAATTGCACAGAGATGACATGGATACAGTCGGTGATGTGGTGGGCGAACAACGATAATGCCACATCGATTAAACCCGAGATTCTACTGGACCGTGACCCGGATTCCGCATATTTCCTTAAGAGGAAGTCCGATTTCGTCGAGAAAGAGATCACCAAAGAGGGTTTAGATTTCTTGTTCAAGAAGATGATTGAAGTTGGGAAGATCGGTTTAGTGTTTAATCCATACGGTGGGATAATGACCGAGGTGCCTACGACGAAGACTCCATTCCCGCACAGGACTAAGCTTTACAAAGTCCAGCATTCGATGAACTGGAAAGATCCGGGAACAGAAGCGGAAAGCAGTTTCTTGCAGAAGGCAAGAACTTTCTATAGCTACATGGCTCCTTATGTGACCAAGAACCCTAGACACACGTATATCAATTACAGGGATCTGGATATTGGAGTTAATAGCCATGGCCCAAACAGTTACAGAGAAGCAGAGGTTTACGGGAGGATGTATTTCGGAGAGAATTTTGATCGGTTGGTGAAAGTGAAAACTGCCGTGGATCCGCTAAACTTCTTTAGAGACGAACAGAGTATACCTACCTTGCCTAACAAACCACCTAGGCGTTAG
- the LOC104770565 gene encoding alpha-ketoglutarate-dependent dioxygenase alkB — translation MYEPANVSDDATAFRGAEKKYKLYYEQHSKFTRKKKLPKPIDLSELLDFDLIRQGFNKTGVLPDGIRVIEAVDSSPVFCIEDRPGFYFISGALSLEEQCKWIKESLTTFPQPPNRTNHNAIYGPIADLFDSAKENKVLVQEDLPTNNIWKFYEEEEGIAKAKDRSCKTVSASVLLRKLRWSTLGLQFDWSKRNYDVSLPHNDIPDTLCQLAKTHAAIAMPAGEEFRPEGAIVNYFGLGDTLGGHLDDMEADWSKPIVSMSLGCKAIFLLGGKSKEDPPHAMYLRSGDVVLMAKEARECYHGVPRIFTDEENAEIGALESELSRESGSYGSYFAEYIKTSRININIRQVF, via the exons ATGTACGAACCGGCGAACGTCTCTGACGACGCTACGGCTTTCCGGGGAGCTgagaaaaaatacaaactttacTATGAACAGCATTCTAAATTCACTAGAAA GAAGAAGCTCCCAAAGCCGATTGATTTGTCTGAATTGCTCGATTTCGATTTGATTCGACAAGGTTTCAACAAAACTGGTGTTTTGCCTGACGGGATTAGGGTTATCGAAGCTGTTGATTCTTCCCCAGTCTTCTGCATCGAGGATCGACCCG GTTTTTACTTTATCTCTGGTGCATTGAGTTTGGAGGAGCAATGCAAATGGATCAAAGAGAGCTTGACGACTTTTCCTCAGCCTCCTAATAGAACAAACCACAATGCGATTTATGGTCCTATTGCTGATTTGTTTGATTCCGCTAAAGAAAACAAGGTGTTGGTTCAAGAGGATCTTCCTACCAACAACATATGGAagttttatgaagaagaagaaggtattgCAAAAGCAAAAGATAGAAGTTGCAAAACAGTTTCAGCTTCAGTTCTTTTGAGGAAGCTTCGTTGGAGCACCCTCGGTCTACAGTTTGATTGGTCCAAG CGTAACTATGATGTTTCTCTCCCTCATAATGACATCCCTGATACACTCTGTCAACTAGCTAAGACACATGCCGCCATTGCAATGCCTGCTGGGGAGGAATTTCGTCCAGAGGGTGCCATTGTAAACTATTTTGGTTTAG GTGATACCCTTGGAGGCCACCTTGATGACATGGAAGCTGACTGGAGTAAACCCATTGTAAGCATGAG CCTTGGATGTAAAGCTATTTTCCTCTTAGGCGGGAAATCAAAAGAGGATCCTCCTCATGCTATGTATCTCAGAAGTGGAGATGTTGTACTAATGGCTAAAGAGGCCAGAGAATGCTACCACG GCGTGCCCCGTATCTTTACGGACGAAGAAAATGCGGAAATTGGCGCCCTTGAATCAGAACTGTCACGTGAAAGTGGAAGTTATGGAAGTTATTTCGCAGAGTACATCAAAACTTCGAGGATCAACATTAACATCAGGCAAGTTTTCTGA